The following is a genomic window from Atribacteraceae bacterium.
AAGCCCGCAACGTGTCGCCGATCGAAGATCCGGCCCGGTTTTTCTTCGCAGACCGGATCCTGGTACAGGTATATCCGGTTGACGGACCGAAGGTAAACGACCAAGCCTTGGTTTTTCGGATCGAGCTTCCCGGACTCTCTGTCTTGGTCAGCGGAGATATCGAAGAAGAAGGGATGCGGCAATTGTTTCGCTACGGGACTCACAATATCGAGGCCGACGTGCTGGTTATGCCCCATCACGGGCAGTACACGCCGGAAGTACGGGAACTTCTTTTGCGAAGCGGTAGTTCTTTTGCTATCATTTCGGTAGGAGAAAACCGCTACGGTCATCCCGATTACCGGACCCTGAAATTGTTGCACGAAATGGACATCACCACGTTCGTCACCGAGCGGGACGGTGGCGTCCGGATGGTTCCAAAGCCGGATGGTTGGAGGATTGAAACGTTTGGCAAATCTGGGATTCGAACAGTGGATCAAGAGTGACGCGCCGGGAGAGCGATTTATCTGTTTTCATCTCCAGGTGAGCCGTTCCGTTTGGGAAGACGCTTTCCTTCCCCGCTGTCTCACGCGATTCCGGGCCGAACGGGTGGTCCGTATTACCAGTGAGGAAGATTGGGAGGAAGTCAGATACGACCTCTGCCAGCCATCGTTGTTTTCCAGGCGGATACTGGTACTGCTGGAGGAAGTGGGAAGTAGGTTGGCCATGTCTCTGTGGGAGGAAAAGAAGTTAGGTGCTGATACGACCGTTCTCTATCTGCTTCGGGAATTACCTGGGAAATGGTGGGCGGAAGTTCCGATAGTGATGGTTTCGGCAACTGATCGGCAATTTCTGGAGAATCTAATCCACCGGTGTGGAAGAGCGATACATCCTCAAGCACTCGGGATCCTGGTTCGGTTATGGCGGGACTATGACCTCAAGCCGTCGGACATTACCCAATGGGTGAAGCAACTGAGCGGAAAAAACTCTATTGAGGCGGGGGAAGTGGAAAGCTATTTTGAACGGTCAGAAAAAGTATTGCTTTTCGGATTTCTGGATGCCGCAAGCTCCAGAGATCTCTCCTTGGCCTATCGCATGTTTACCGGGCTTATGAAAATTGGGTATCCGCCGCCGCTTGTTTTAAGCCATCTGGCTCGAAGGTTCCGCCTCATGCTCCAGGCCCTGGAAACGAAAGAATTGAAAGTTGATCTTTGGAAAGGCACAAAACTCAGCCCTTTCGAATTCAATAAGATTAAGAAAAACGCTGGGAAGTACACCGTCCAACAAATCAAAGCGATTTTTGCCGCACTCAGCCGTGTGGACTGGCAGCTAAAGTCTCAGAGCATTCCTTTTGACCTGTTGATGCTTGACTTTTTCACGGCGGTTCCCATTGAAAGAGCTTCCCGGCGGAGAAGCGGCGGGTGGCAAGCGGTTCAGGGCCCGGAGCAGACCCGATCTTTGGTCAGGAAGCAGCCGTCGCCCGATTCAACCGGCGAGTCAGACGGGACTTGATACGCCCGGCTTTGTTTTTATGAAAAACACCTTTTGAGGCGACCATATCGACCTGCTTGGCGACCTGAGGTATCAGCAACCGGGCTTCAGCAAGCTTTCCCTCGTCCACCATTCGGGTGAATTTTTTAATCAGTGTTTTGGTGGTAGACATCTGAATGCGATTCTGCAATCTTCGCTTCCGGTTTTTGTATAGACTCTTCAAAGCTGATTTGGTATTGGGCATCTTCACACCTCGTGATGGATTTTCAGGAACGAAGCCCATTGTATCATCATGCTTTTGGAAATTCAACAACCGGAAACAGATCACTGTCAAACTTCCCTTGAGATCAAGCCATTGAGCGCCAGCCGCCCAGCTGATTTTTACGAGTGGTCCGCGGGATTTCCAGAGGATTTCATACGACGGTCCCCTTGTTTGTGCTTGGTTCTGGGGACCGCCGGAAACATTGGACCCCCCTGGTATAGAGGCATACCTCTCGTAGAAAGCGATTGACTAACGAGAAGCGGATGTGGTACAAAGGCAGGGTTGCCAGCGAGCGACAGGGAGGAACGAAAAGAACCGAAAACAGGAGACAGTTGCGCCACGCAGACAGTAGTCAGGAAGGATGAATGGGGTTGGGATACAGCGGAGAGGAAGTCGGCCGGGAAGGCCATTCAGCTAAGGTTTTTTCTGCAGCAACCTAGTAACGTTCTATGCATCGACAGGTTTTACAGGAGGCAAAAGGTGAGTCGTCGTTTGTTTGAATTCAGTGCGGGCATGAGCCACGGGGTGAATGATATTTACTGGTTCATCCTCCCTTCCATCCTGCCAGCGATACTCGAACAATTCAGGCTGGGGTATGGAATGGCCGGGGGGATGCTCGCGACTTTTTTGGGGACTATCGCCCTATTTTCCATCGTTTTTGGGCGATGCTCCGACCGCATTGCTCGGTGGAAATTGATTGGGTATGGCTTCCTTGCGG
Proteins encoded in this region:
- the rpsT gene encoding 30S ribosomal protein S20, producing MPNTKSALKSLYKNRKRRLQNRIQMSTTKTLIKKFTRMVDEGKLAEARLLIPQVAKQVDMVASKGVFHKNKAGRIKSRLTRRLNRATAAS